A region of the Zonotrichia leucophrys gambelii isolate GWCS_2022_RI chromosome 14, RI_Zleu_2.0, whole genome shotgun sequence genome:
CGACACCGGCACCACGGCATTGTGGCACGGCACCGAGACACCCTCCAGCACCAGGGCTCCTCTGGCACGGCACAGACCGGCACGGGGGCACGGCACAAACTGGCACCGGTGCTTCCCGCAGCCACGAGGTCTCCAGTCCCCCCAGCACGGCCGTGTGTCCCAGCTGGGAGATGCCCCCGtggggctcctgggctgggccCGTGGGGGCCCCCGGgcacccccaaagcccctcagCCACTcacctgcaccctgctgccaggctggcccTGTCCCCCCAGCCTCAGCACACCCCacgtgctggcactgcccacgtGCCACCCAcggccaccagcacagctcatcAGCAGTGACACCGCTGTCACTCCCTGCGCCTCCCGTCCTCCTTCCTCTGCTAATCTCCATCATCCTGGGCATTGCTGTGCCTCACCGCTGCCATTTTCCTGTTATTTCCTCCCAAAACTCTGCCATgatctccagcccagctgcctgggGTGCAGGGGAGTGGCCCATCAGTGCCAGcgtgtggggacagggattgggcAAAGGGGACCCCCCAGGCCACCCTGTGGTGCTGCCatcactggcactgctgggacccaGCACTGCAGTGGCCATAGAAGTCCCACCTGCCAGTCTGTGCCACCTCCTGGTGGAGGGGACCCCACTTTGTGTCACCCTGtgagccccagggcagtgctgatgTCACCCCAAGGCGGCAGGGATGGCCACAGGCTGTGGCCAGGACAAGCAGTGGCAGAAGGAGCAGCGTGGGGACAGTGTCCCCAAAACCTGCCAGGGTGCCCCACGGGCGCCCATCCCACATCCgggagggcagtgccaggagctctgcccgcaggaacaccttccctgcctgcctgcacctCTGCCTCCTTCCCACATACCAGCCTGTGGTGTCACTGTCCCCGTGGTGTGtgacagcacccccagctctggtggcagtggtggcagccaccccccctccccattttccccagggTGGGCACACCACAGCATTCCCCAAAGGGGGACTCCAGCCTGTGTAGCTGGgaccaaacccagcagggctCCCACTGTGGGACTGTGGTGGTGACAAGGACCCGGCCATGCTGGTGACAAGTACCTGGAGGGCTCTCAGCCCCCCCAACAGCTGCATTCCTCCTGAACCTGTTtggcagggccctgtgcaggTGCCAAGAAAAAGGCATCCGGGCTGGGCTTTTCCTGGTCATGCCCTGCTTCACTCCATTGCCCAGTCAACAAGGAGTAGGAAGGGTTTTCTGGAGCCTGGTGCCCCCCAAAGTCACCCACGGCTCCCAGTACCAATGGTGCCCCCCAGTTTCTCACCCCCCAGCAGAGATCCTGCAGCAGGttgggaaggggaagaaagaggAGGCAGAAACAAGTGAAAAATGACCCAATTTAATCCCAAAGCCCCCTCAAGCTCCGTGGTTCCGGGAGCCCCTGgtggcccctccagcccccctgtctgtgcagcccctggggccccGGGCTGAGCGCACCCCCGGCTCACCCCCGGCTCACCCCTGGCTCTCTGCCTGGGCACAAGGAGCTCTCCGAGGCACCCGGCCCCTTCCTCAGCTCCGCCGGCACCAGCCGCGTCCcaccgcccccagccccgccccgaGCCCTTAGGGAGGCGCCCTGAAGAAAACCATCCTGGTGGAGTAGACCAGGTCCACCAAGTAGGCGATGAGGTTGAAGATGGTGAGGAAGGTGATCCCCAGGTTCTTGTTCCACCAGCAGTCCGAGTAGCAGGGAtcggggcggccccggccccccaagCTGTAGAGGGGCCACACGACCATGGCAGTGAGGTACATCAGCAGGGCCAGCGCGTTGTAGCCCACCAGCACCTTCTCCAGCTGGCAGGGGATGTAGCTGAGGCAGCGGCCGATGGtgaagatgatgatgaggagGGTGAAGATGAAGCAGAGGGAGTAGACAGCCACGCACCACATCAGGCCAGATCCCTTAGTGTATTCACTCGTCTCCAGCAGGGAGAAGATCAGGCAAGCCACGTAGGCTTCAAAGACCTTGAGGAGCCCGGGCACGGTGGAGAGGAAGCTGCTGATGTCGCCGGGCTTGGCGCGGGTCAGCGACACCTCGAGGGCGTAGGCGACgaagcagaggcaggaggaggtggtggcCACGGCCTGCCGGGCACACTTGCTGTTGTTGCAGGGGCTCTTGATTAACGTGGCAGGGAACACCACCGAGGAGGTGAAGACCATCAGAGCGGCCAGCATGGAGAAAGCCGAGGTGAAGTCATCCCAGGAGAGCGGCAGCAGCGGGtagagctccagcagctccagcagcagcaccagcagcgtCACGGCGAAGCAGAAGCACCAGGAGAACATGCACCACGTCCCGTAGGGATTCCCGAAGTCCCTGGTGGAGGCCACCAGGCTGAAGGAGAGGCAGGACAGCACCACGGCGAGGAGGCGGGCGATGCCCACCCAGGAGGTGAGGGCGCGCAGGTTCAGCGTGGCCATGGTGCGGCCGCTCTGCCCGCTGGGCACTGCCCGCAGCCGCTCTTAtccggggctgggcaggagccgCCAGCCCCCCCGAGCCGCCCGTGCCAAGGACCCCCGGCtctgctgccgctgccgccaCGCCGCTGGCTGCCGGGGCTGGTGGATCATTAACGCGGGGCTGGGCAAAGGGCGGGgacggcggggccgggccgggcaggaaGCCACCGTGTGCCACCGTGTGCCACCGCCCTGGCAGCGAGCCGCAGCCCTGCCCGCGGCAGGAGGGACAAAAGGGCCTTTCATGCACCCCTGGAATACCGGAGGGCACCCCGACACCGTGACAGGTAGCAGGGCTTGGCAGCCAGCGGGGCAGCACCCACTGGGTCACCCTGAGGGGTTTAGGGGCTGCACCCACACGGTGCCCCTGGCAGAGGGGTGACACAGCTGGGTGTAGCCCTTCACACCCTTGCAGGCGACATCTCCACACCCCTCCGGCACCTCCGCTCCCCTCCCGGCACCTCCAGCACCCGATAAGCGGCTCAAagtccagctgtgccagctgcctggctgggcagcGCGGGTGAGGTGGCCAGGGGAGGGCATCTGCAGCCCGGGCACACCCTACAGGCAGcacctccccttccccagcctgcctgggggccacagcagccagggcagcacaggagggcgGTGGCACATCAAAACCTGGGAGTCCAGCAGGAGGGTGAAGGCTGAAGGCTCTGGATTAACCTTTAATGTCACACAGGGTCTGGGGGTCTGTGCCCACGGCAGAGCTTGGGGATGAGGGACCCATgtcagggcagctgggcactcctgggggggggggctctTCACCCCAGGCAGGttcctggcacagccatggtGGGCAGGGGTGGGCACTGCCATGGGTGCAGTGGTGctctggggggcacagggtggcTCAGAGGTGGCTGCTGGCCTCGCCCTTGGCGGGCAGCCCATTGAGGGGGCCCAGCCCCGGCCGGTTGCTCTCGTTCAGCCGCCGCACGCGGTAACTCTCGTAGTGGACGTTGTGGGTGATGTCCTTCAGGTCCTGCAGGTGTGACCTGCCCAGGGTGGCACGGGGAGGAAGGGCATCATGTCACTGTCCCCCCCACCCTGCTGTCACCCCGGGGGGttccagcactcccagccctgtccccgcTCACCGGATcagcaggtcctgcagcagGGGGAACTCGCAGTGGGCTGGGTTCTCCACTGCAAGGCAAGGCAGAGGGGCAGCGTTGGCAGGAGGGCTCGGTGGCACTGGGATGCCCGGGCAGAGCATCCTGGCACGCTCTGGGTGccaccagagcccagcacagctccgtGCCACCTGCCATGGCCTGGCACCCCCCCAGGCAAGGACACACAGTGGGTGCAGGGCCTGGGGGTGAGGGGCTCTGCTCACCTTCGATGATGCCCCACTTGGTCTTGCGGCCCAGCACCCGCTTGCCGTTCACCTGGTGCTCCTGGTCTGCCCCCACCACGGCGAAGGGAATcttctcctgccagcagaggctgtgctcGTCCTTGGTGTCCTCTGGAGTccccagggtccctgtcccccacccTGCCCCCCAGGATGgcccctccatcccagcagcccGGCACTCACACGAATCCTGTTGTTGAGTGCCCTGTCCTCGGGGTCCTGGTCGAAGTCCTCCTGCGGGTACACGCTGATGGCGTGGGTCCTCAGGTCCTCCTGGAtctgggggacacagggcttgagccaggctgggggggacatggggcagcCCAGGAGCCCCCTGGGGATCTGTCCTCACCCTCTGCTTGAATTCTGCCCGTTCCTCCAGGGTGAGCGTGTCAGCCTTGGCGATCACCGGCACCACGTTGACGATCTTGCTGAGCCGCCGCATGAACTCCAGGTCCAGCGGGCGCAGCCTGGCAAGGGCCAGCGTCACTCCGGGCTGTCCCCACCTCTGCCACTGTGGGGTGGCCCCACCACTACCATGGCAGGTCACTCTGAGGTGACCCCAGCACTGTCACCCTGAGGGACCTTCCCCACTGCCTCCCCAGGTTGTTACCCTGTATCTGTCACCCTGGGGTGACCCCACCATCATCATCCCAGGGTGACACAACCACCCCACAGTGACTACCCTGCCACTGTCACCATGGGGTGACCACACCACGACCACTCCAGAGTGACCCTGAGGTGCCACCATCACCTCAGGATGGGGTTATCACCCAAGGCTCCACCACCATCACCTCAGGGTGGGGTTATCACCCCAGacaccaccaccatcacctcAGGGTGGGGTTATCACCCCAGacaccaccaccatcacctcAGGGTGGGGTTATCACCCCAgactccaccaccaccaccacctcagGGTGACCCCACCACTGTCATCCCAGGGTGGCACAACCACCCCGTGGTGACCCCATcacctgtgggtgctgggactGGGGGCCACTCACCAGTGACCTGTGGGGGGCACAAAGTAGACACATCCATGGACGCGGGTGTCTGGGATCTTCCTCTTGCGGGTGATGAGGATCTCCTCCCGCAGGTACCTCTCGTACTGCTCGTTGATGTATTTGATGATGGGGTCCcagctgaggatgaggagtTGAGGGATGGCCCCTGAGCTCaacccccaccccaaactgccacccacagagctgggctcctgctccccatTGTGTCCTACCAGTTGTCGTTGTTGATCTGGTCCCCAAAGCCTGGCGTGTCGGTCACCGTCAGCTTCATCTTCACCCCCTTCTCCTGGATGACTGTGGGGCACAGGTGGGTCAGGAGGGAGGGAACATTGGGGAAAAGCAGGGGAGCAGGCATGGGGGATGGTTTGAGGCTGTGAACGCAGCTtcagaccccagcccagccccctgcTTCTCCCAGGGGCTGGTGGGACACGAGCCCGTGGCGGTGACCGTGGTGGTGACCTTACTGTGGGTGATGGACTGCAGCTGCACAGTTTTGGGAATGCGTTCCTCCTGGCCGGGCTGCGAGGATTTGCGGCTCACCTTGGACTTGAAGAGGGTGTTCACCATCGTGGACTTCCCCAGCCCGCTCTgccctgaggggacaccggCACCTCTGGTTTGTCACCCAGGGCAGTAACATCTTGATATCCACTTGGCAGCCGCCCAGAGTTTGGGACAACTCTGCTTTACCCCCAAATAAATTTCTTCCCCAAGGCAATAACCCCTTGGTATCCACTTGGGAGCATCCCAGAGGTTGGGACAGTCCATTTTATCCCAAGAATAAATTTGTTCCCAGGGTAACAACCCCTGGTACACATCTGGGGGCATCCCAGATTGGGTTAGTCTGGTTTATCTTCCAAACAAATTCATTTCCCAAGGCGACAGCCCCTCAAAATCCATTTGGGAGCATCTCAGAAGCTGGGATGAGCTCACCTACCAGCATTACTATGCTATGCGGTATGGGATATTACTCATTTTCGATTGTTTGCTACTTAAATCAGTTAAATTTCCTTAGAATCCCTTAAAAGCATGATTTCTCCTGGCATGATGGAATCAGAGCCAGTATTCCCACCCCACCCAGGAGCAAACCCCACGCCCAGCGCTCACCCACAACCATGATGTTGAACTCAAAGCCTGTCTTCATGGTTTTGATTTTCATCTGGTCGAGCACAGCTTCGATTCCCACGTATCCGAAGAGCTGGCAGCCCACGGGGCCGGGCGCCATGGAGAGGGGCACCgccccctcttcctcctcctcctcctcctcctcctccggcACGGCCGGCGGCTCCATGCTGCGCTCCTCgggctccaggctgctccctgcaccgCGGGGTGGGCAAAGCCGGTGAGCCTGGAGCCCGGGTGCCCACCCCTCGGTGCCACCCCTCCGTGCCCACCCCTCGGTGCCACCCCTCGGTGCCAGCCCTGCGCCTCAGCGTTGCCCCGGcagcggcggtggcggcgggcACGCAGCCCCGGCACATTCCCGGGCGCCGGTGAGGCTGGGCATGGCAACGGGGGCACGGCACCCCCCGCGCCAGGCTCCGGGCAGGTGCCAGGGGCTTCTTTGGGGTGGTCGTGCCACCGGACCCCGCGGTGCCACTGAGTGCCCTGCGATCATCGGGCACCGCGGCCGTGCCCAGCACCTTCTGCCCAGCGCCTTTGCCCAGCCCACGCGGTCACCGGGCACCGCTCCGGCCCCAGGGCAGGCCGTGCCACCCCACAGCGCACCCACACTGTGCCCCGGCACTGGGCACGGGGGGCACCGCGGGTGCAGCGCCATCCCCGGCACAACCCGACCCCCAGGGACACGCGGGGTTTGCCCGCGGACGGTGCCCGGAGCGTGCCCCACACCGGAGCGCCGTGCCCGCCCCAGCCCTTTGTGCggcagccccaaatccccttcttcctcctcctcctcctcctcctgctgctgctgctgcctcccagcccgGCCATTGTTCGGGTCCTACCTCGGCGCCGCGGTGCCCTCGCTCAGCGCCCCGCTACggccgggggggtcccgggggcgCCATCCGCGCCCCCATCGCCGCCGCAGCCCggccccttcccttcccttcgcTCGGAGCTCCCGGCTGGCACCAGCCCCGCTCCGCCGAGGCTGCGGCTCCCACGCATGACCAGCATGGCAATGCCCGCCCcccgcagccccctccccagcgcGGCCGAGCCCCTGCGCCCGGTCTGCCGATCGACTGGGGGCggggaggctgtgccagcccggCTGTGCCAACCCggctgtgccagccttgctGTGATAACCCGGCTGTGCCAACGCGGCTGTGTCCACCcggctgtgcccaccctgtgccgGGCCAGCACGGATGGGGACCCCTCCCACGGCACAGGACACCCCCAATCCTCGCTTTGCCCCCGTCACCCCGTGGCACTGACTGGGAGCGGGAGTGCTCGGCCGCGGGCACGATCCCCACTGGCACCCGCGGACCACCCCGCGCTGTCTGTGCCCCCCGCCCTCcgcagcagcccctgtgcccggCGGGGTGGGACAGGGGGTGGTGGCCCTGCCACCCGCCCCACTGCCGCAGTGCCCCACGGCGCTTGCGTCCCCCCACGCCGCAGCCTCCCCCGCGTGTGCCAGCCGGCGCTTGGCACCGGCGGGGCTGGAGCGGCAGCTTGCGATGGCCCAGGCTGTGAGGGACCTGCTGAGACCGTGTCCGTGTGCCACGCAgccaggggacaagggacacgtGGGCAGGGCCCGGCCTGAGCCAGCCCGGGCGCCaggagatgatggagatgaACACCcccattgccatggcaacggcATCCCGGCGTGGGAGCCACCCAGCACCCTGTGCCCGCTGAGCGCCAGAGGCATGGCAGGCTTGGGGACAGCGCTGCCGCACGTCCCTGCGCCCCCTGGGTCGGGGTGTTCCTCGGAAGTGGTGAAACAGCCGCGGATTTCCTGGTGACAGCGGCGACACCCGGCCGGGGGGCCGGGGGAGGGCGGGATGCCCATCCCGGCGGGGATCCACCCACCCAGCACCGTCCGTGCCAACAGGGTGCTGCTCCACAGGCTGGCAGCGACGGGGGGTGGGAAGcgcccagcagggagaggacaCTGACAGCTACTGCAGCCCTCACCCCAGAGAGACAtcacccctgtgcccccagcctggcacccttcccatccctgccagccttgGCAGCTGCCAGGATAGATCCAAAGCCAAGTGGTGCAGCCGCTGGGGCCATCCAGGAtactgggcactgcaggagggagcactgggatgggatatCCCGGGTTCTGGGATATCCCGGGtactgggcactgcaggagagagcactgggatgggatatCCCGGGTtctgggcactgcaggcacTGGGATATCCCGGGTactgggcactgcaggaaggagcaCTGGGATATCCTGgtcactgggcactgcaggagggattTGGTGCTTGTCCCCCCCAGCTCCCCGGGGTGGTCCCTGGGGTGCAGCCCCCACAGAGGGGCTCagccactgccctgtgccctgccaggacacagccacagccagaggGCACatctggggtgacactgggggctGCACCCCCCGCTGCCTCCCCCCGGGCCCGGAGCCCCCCGTGGCCCTGCCCTCGGTGCCAAAAGCCCCGCTGGCAATGGGCAGCAGCCGGGCAGCCACGTGGGAGCTCTCGGCATCCCCAGGCAGCCCCGgggcaaatggctcctgcagccagacCTGTTCCAGGACTCATCACGGATGCTCTTATTTTCCAGACAGGGACAAGTAATCCCGGGTCCGTGGTCTCTCCTCCATGGATTTTAATTACCGATGCAAGGTTAATTGGCCAGTTCCCCGGGAAGCCTGTAATAAAGCTTCTAGGGTGGAGGGTGCTGGGAGAGGatgagctgggacaggagctcccTGTCCGGCTGCTCCCCACTGCTCCAGACCGATCCCGGGCACGGGATGGGGAGAGCCGGCCCTGGGTCCAGCACAGGGGAGCTGatccccctggcacagggatggaggttTTGGGCATGCACCCACGGCTCGACcacaccacagctctgcccGCCCCGCTGATCTGACACAGAAACACCAGCGCCTCTCCCAGGGCCACACACGACCTCaggggacagaggtgacagTCCCCATGTGCAGCCAAACTCGGAGCCAGCCCGTCCGTCTGGCCCTGGGAGCCGcgggacagggctggggtggctggGGACCGACAGGGACCAGAAGCAGAAGTGAAGCATCGAGCGAAACCCCGCGCCTGCAgcgctgctggggacaggggacaagggacaggggacaagtCACCCGGCCCCTGTGCCCGCACACCCCCTGCCCGCTGCCACCGCGCCATCCCTACCTGGGCGAGCCGGCCGGAGCCGGGGCTGCTGCCGCCGAGAGCTGGACACCGGGGCCAAATGGCTCCTGGGGTGCGAGGCAGAGGGCGGCTGCTGCCCACGGCTCCTCCtccgctcctcctcctcctcgccccGGGCCCTGCGTGGGCGACCCGGCGTGGAAGTGAAATGCGGCGGCTCGCTGGGAGCTTCCTCCTGCGGGGCTCCTGCGGGACCCACCGCGCCTCGGGGCCACCGCGGGTGTCAGCGGCTGGGGGCCGGGCTGGCCTCCCGGGAGAGGAAACCGCACGATCCCACCTCTTCCTGGCACAGAACCCGCCgtgcccagcagggcctgccagccccctgccagccccgggccATCTGCAGGGCAGCCGGTGGCACCCgctgcctgctggctcctgtgtccccccagcctgggctcGGCTGCCGGCCACCAACACGGCTCTGGCCTGAGCGTGTCCCCTCATCACCCCGGCTCCGTGCCCCCATTTCCCTGTCACCCTAGCTAGCTTGAGCAcccgtgtccctgtcacagccctgagcactgTCCCTTGTCTCCCTGTGACCCTGGCTTGGCCCCAAGCACTGCGTCCCCATgaccccagctcagccctgagcacaaCTGCATCAACTCAGCTtggtcctgtgtccctgtcacctcctcTTAGCCCTGAGCACTTTCCCTTTGTGCCCCCATCAGCGTGGCTTGGCCCCAAGtaccgtgtccccatgtccttgtCACCTTGGCATCACCCCAACTGCTGTCCTTTGTGTCCCCATGATCTGTCTCAGCCCTGAGCactgtccctcagtgtccccatgatCTGTCTCAGCCCTGAGCactgtccctcagtgtccccatcaCCTGTGTCAGCCCTGAGCattgtccctcagtgtccccatcaCCTGTCTCACCTCGGGCTCTGttgccccgtgtccccatgacccaggctgtccccagccccatccctggcccggggagccgcgggcAGCCgggctggctgggcagcagggccaggggcatTGCTGGGGATGATTCAGCGCTGCCCGGAGCAGATGTATGGATGCCTTCGCCGCGTCAGTACTTAGGGCCCGGCCACGGCGGCTCCGCGACAGCAGCGAGACGGGCAAGGAGCCCCGAGCACCCAGCCAGGGAGCAGCGGCAGCCGCGTCCCGGCCACCCCGGCGCCCTCCGGAGCAGCCGCTGGGAAAAGGGACACTTGGGGCCTGGGGACGGGCACGGGTCCAGCCTGGCACGGCGGGATCCGAGGGCACAGGAGCCGCGCCGGGAtccgggcagcgctgcccgcggCACCGGGCGCACGCCGAGCACGCCCCGCTCCGCCTGGCCCCCCGCCACCTGCCGAGCCCCGCGGGGAGGGAGGAACAGGATCCAGCCCCGTGCCAAGCCGCGAGGGATGCGAGGGGAAGAAAGCGCTGGACGCGGGACAAGATCGCGGCGATAGGCGGGCGGCACGCGCGGGGCCGGCGCGATTGGGGCTCATGGGCCCCGACCTGCTCCAGCGCCGGGCGGGCCGGGAGCGCCGCCAGCACCGCGGGGACGGGCGGGCCGGGAGCGCCGCCAGCTCCGCTCGGCTCCCACAGCCGGCACGGGGAGCAGCGAGCAGCCGGTCCCCAGAGCCGCCGTCACTGCGCGCTCCTCCCGCCACCGGCTCCTGCGC
Encoded here:
- the LOC135453934 gene encoding myeloid-associated differentiation marker homolog — protein: MATLNLRALTSWVGIARLLAVVLSCLSFSLVASTRDFGNPYGTWCMFSWCFCFAVTLLVLLLELLELYPLLPLSWDDFTSAFSMLAALMVFTSSVVFPATLIKSPCNNSKCARQAVATTSSCLCFVAYALEVSLTRAKPGDISSFLSTVPGLLKVFEAYVACLIFSLLETSEYTKGSGLMWCVAVYSLCFIFTLLIIIFTIGRCLSYIPCQLEKVLVGYNALALLMYLTAMVVWPLYSLGGRGRPDPCYSDCWWNKNLGITFLTIFNLIAYLVDLVYSTRMVFFRAPP
- the SEPTIN12 gene encoding septin-12 isoform X1, with the translated sequence MARLSVKEHLDGILSDFEALKKSFEAEDGDEAPGSLLSPGESHQPLQPGHQPRLGPVPSPVLRTRLGSGPATGRANGTGGTGIARAASFPSRQASAAGPGSDGESQRSSSSSLESPAPTGPPQPPGSPPAASPGLKKVPSHGSVFPVELDHPLRGAAASHGSLPALDLHIAEEPGLGTQPWGTQSSAAQPRTQQPSSSSSSSALPPYDGTETAPGLPPAPRAVSRPQRRVPLSPSPSRRAPAQPWAPGEAAEGRAGALPALPAPQAATFRLVSQPQTVQVSSQPAFLGGLVLLPALGPLPSAGQVAPRGPCVVAAAPGEPADGSGAALTPEHGSSLEPEERSMEPPAVPEEEEEEEEEEGAVPLSMAPGPVGCQLFGYVGIEAVLDQMKIKTMKTGFEFNIMVVGQSGLGKSTMVNTLFKSKVSRKSSQPGQEERIPKTVQLQSITHIIQEKGVKMKLTVTDTPGFGDQINNDNCWDPIIKYINEQYERYLREEILITRKRKIPDTRVHGCVYFVPPTGHWLRPLDLEFMRRLSKIVNVVPVIAKADTLTLEERAEFKQRIQEDLRTHAISVYPQEDFDQDPEDRALNNRIREKIPFAVVGADQEHQVNGKRVLGRKTKWGIIEVENPAHCEFPLLQDLLIRSHLQDLKDITHNVHYESYRVRRLNESNRPGLGPLNGLPAKGEASSHL
- the SEPTIN12 gene encoding septin-12 isoform X2, translated to MEPPAVPEEEEEEEEEEGAVPLSMAPGPVGCQLFGYVGIEAVLDQMKIKTMKTGFEFNIMVVGQSGLGKSTMVNTLFKSKVSRKSSQPGQEERIPKTVQLQSITHIIQEKGVKMKLTVTDTPGFGDQINNDNCWDPIIKYINEQYERYLREEILITRKRKIPDTRVHGCVYFVPPTGHWLRPLDLEFMRRLSKIVNVVPVIAKADTLTLEERAEFKQRIQEDLRTHAISVYPQEDFDQDPEDRALNNRIREKIPFAVVGADQEHQVNGKRVLGRKTKWGIIEVENPAHCEFPLLQDLLIRSHLQDLKDITHNVHYESYRVRRLNESNRPGLGPLNGLPAKGEASSHL